The Propionibacterium freudenreichii subsp. freudenreichii genome contains a region encoding:
- a CDS encoding ArgE/DapE family deacylase produces the protein MAVFTPEQQLRILSDLVAIQSANDHELQVANYLAKLLGDHGITATVLPAEPDADHKQAEPDRANLVAEIGSGAPVLALSGHMDTVSVGDADAWTSDPFTVTERDGLLQGRGTTDMKAGLAAMVIAMIELKAQGLPRKGTLRLLASRAEEVGEYGAKELARAGYMRDADALVVGEPSGWNIIYTHKGSVDFRLRSQGTAAHSSMPEAGFNAIPPLMEVLVRAQQEFNARPASDPVLGELTFSTTVFHGGDQVNTIPDAAVAEVNVRTIPQFDNDEAIALLKGLVGEQNRRGARISLDPYMQEPVVQAPRDSLLVRLATKLGERISGVTTPVVGVAGVTDASSLLRGKGPDFPFMMFGPGNETMHTVNENIDKQMYLDFVQLYQRLFVEYLGQAG, from the coding sequence ATGGCGGTATTCACACCCGAGCAGCAGCTACGGATCCTGTCGGACCTGGTGGCCATCCAGTCAGCGAACGACCATGAGCTGCAGGTGGCGAACTACCTGGCGAAGCTGCTGGGCGACCACGGGATCACCGCCACGGTGCTGCCGGCCGAGCCCGACGCAGACCACAAGCAGGCCGAACCCGACCGGGCCAACCTGGTGGCCGAGATCGGTTCGGGCGCACCGGTGCTGGCGCTGTCGGGGCACATGGACACCGTGAGCGTTGGCGATGCCGACGCATGGACGTCCGACCCCTTCACGGTGACCGAACGCGACGGGCTGCTCCAGGGTCGCGGGACCACCGACATGAAGGCGGGCCTGGCGGCGATGGTGATCGCGATGATCGAGCTCAAGGCGCAGGGCCTGCCCCGCAAGGGGACGCTGCGCCTGCTCGCCAGCCGTGCCGAGGAGGTCGGCGAATACGGTGCCAAGGAACTGGCCCGGGCCGGCTATATGCGCGACGCGGATGCGTTGGTGGTCGGCGAACCATCGGGATGGAACATCATCTACACGCACAAGGGCTCGGTCGACTTCCGGCTGCGTTCGCAGGGCACCGCGGCGCACAGCTCGATGCCCGAGGCCGGGTTCAACGCGATTCCTCCGCTGATGGAGGTGTTGGTGCGCGCGCAGCAGGAGTTCAATGCCCGGCCGGCGTCCGACCCGGTGCTCGGCGAGCTGACCTTCAGCACCACCGTGTTCCACGGCGGCGACCAGGTGAACACGATCCCGGACGCGGCGGTGGCCGAGGTGAATGTGCGCACGATTCCGCAGTTCGACAACGATGAGGCGATCGCCCTGCTCAAGGGCCTGGTGGGCGAGCAGAACCGGCGCGGTGCCCGGATCTCGCTCGACCCCTATATGCAGGAACCCGTGGTGCAGGCTCCCCGGGACTCACTACTCGTGCGGCTTGCCACCAAGCTCGGCGAGCGCATCAGCGGCGTGACGACCCCGGTGGTCGGCGTGGCGGGCGTCACGGACGCTTCCAGCCTACTCAGGGGCAAGGGACCCGACTTCCCCTTCATGATGTTCGGGCCCGGCAACGAGACGATGCACACCGTCAACGAGAACATCGACAAGCAGATGTACCTCGATTTCGTACAGCTGTACCAGCGCCTGTTCGTGGAATACCTCGGCCAGGCCGGCTGA
- a CDS encoding MDR family MFS transporter yields the protein MNDSPAIPDHDATANPGRSQRSANPGRSQRGGQLSGLRGELTAVITGGVMPIMDSTIVAIGMPNLIAAFHSNAATMQWVSTGYLLGLAVTVPIMGWLQARLGGRSLWIAGLVVFLAGSVACALSWNEISLIAFRVGQGMAAGMLMTLMQTLPVQEARRHGIEQIGSLISVISVPVATGPILGPVLGGLVLHWGSWHWLFLINVPIGLVAIVFALLWMPRDGGTPEGTTPRQSFDPLGFVLVSGGLVAILLALTNVATDGGFGHRSVLLPLGLGVVMLAAFLAEPRTRDPRRALIDISLMRYRSVASGAASYFLAGGTMYAAQFLLPMFWQQLRGHSVLVAALLLVPQGIGSLLSRLVAGPLTDRIGSRTVATAGFFLVALMTLPFAFVSASTSDALLSGLLFFRGLALGILFIPVMLAAYLDIPASAVANATIITRVAQQVGASFGTAVVAVVLEASLRTGGVDGSGAFHQAFWATIAITVAGGVLALWLPGRQGLPGREGLPATQEPPGKQGSPEGQGSPGKQGSPEDRALRDGQDLLDGHAAPGGLEPSGHLQPPDEPGSSDR from the coding sequence ATGAACGATTCCCCTGCCATCCCCGACCATGACGCGACGGCCAACCCCGGCCGCTCCCAGCGCAGTGCCAACCCCGGCCGCTCCCAGCGCGGGGGCCAACTGAGCGGACTGCGCGGCGAGCTGACGGCCGTGATCACCGGCGGCGTCATGCCGATCATGGACTCCACGATCGTGGCCATCGGCATGCCGAACCTGATCGCCGCCTTCCACTCGAACGCCGCCACCATGCAATGGGTGTCCACCGGCTACCTGCTCGGACTGGCCGTGACCGTGCCCATCATGGGCTGGCTCCAGGCACGCCTGGGTGGGCGCTCCCTGTGGATCGCGGGCCTGGTGGTCTTCCTGGCCGGGTCGGTGGCCTGCGCCCTGTCGTGGAATGAGATCAGCCTGATCGCCTTCCGGGTGGGCCAGGGCATGGCGGCCGGCATGCTCATGACGCTGATGCAGACCCTTCCGGTGCAGGAGGCCCGTCGGCACGGCATCGAGCAGATCGGCAGCCTCATCTCGGTGATCTCGGTGCCGGTGGCCACCGGTCCGATCCTCGGTCCGGTGCTCGGCGGGCTGGTGCTGCACTGGGGCAGCTGGCACTGGTTGTTCCTGATCAACGTGCCGATCGGCCTGGTCGCCATCGTCTTCGCCCTCCTGTGGATGCCGCGCGACGGTGGCACCCCGGAGGGCACCACGCCGCGTCAGAGCTTCGACCCGCTGGGCTTCGTGCTCGTCTCCGGCGGGCTGGTGGCGATCCTGCTGGCCCTCACCAATGTGGCCACCGACGGCGGCTTCGGGCATCGCAGCGTGCTCCTGCCGCTGGGGTTGGGCGTCGTGATGCTGGCGGCGTTCCTGGCCGAGCCGCGCACCCGCGATCCACGTCGGGCCCTCATCGACATCTCCCTGATGCGCTATCGCTCGGTGGCCTCCGGCGCGGCGTCCTATTTCCTGGCCGGCGGCACCATGTATGCCGCGCAGTTCCTGTTGCCGATGTTCTGGCAGCAGCTGCGGGGCCACAGCGTGCTGGTCGCAGCGCTCCTGCTGGTGCCGCAGGGCATTGGTTCGTTGCTGAGCCGCCTGGTGGCCGGTCCCCTGACCGACCGCATCGGCAGCCGGACGGTGGCCACTGCGGGCTTCTTCCTGGTGGCGCTCATGACGCTGCCGTTCGCCTTCGTCTCGGCCAGCACCTCCGATGCATTGTTGTCGGGGCTGTTGTTCTTCCGTGGCCTGGCGCTGGGCATCCTGTTCATCCCGGTGATGCTGGCCGCCTACCTCGACATCCCGGCCTCCGCGGTGGCCAATGCCACGATCATCACCCGCGTGGCGCAGCAGGTGGGCGCGTCATTCGGCACGGCGGTGGTGGCCGTGGTGCTCGAGGCTTCGCTGCGCACCGGCGGCGTCGACGGGTCGGGCGCCTTCCACCAGGCATTCTGGGCCACCATCGCGATCACGGTGGCCGGCGGCGTGCTTGCGTTGTGGCTCCCGGGAAGGCAGGGGCTTCCTGGAAGGGAGGGGCTCCCGGCAACACAAGAGCCCCCGGGGAAACAGGGATCCCCTGAAGGCCAAGGGTCCCCGGGGAAACAGGGATCCCCAGAAGACCGCGCCCTTCGGGATGGCCAGGACCTTCTGGATGGCCACGCGGCCCCGGGTGGGCTGGAGCCGTCGGGGCACCTGCAGCCACCCGACGAACCGGGATCGTCCGACCGGTAG
- a CDS encoding TetR/AcrR family transcriptional regulator, whose amino-acid sequence MTTYDATGMLIISVAIREIRRVGYRNLSLRELAARAGMTTGALYRRFSGKDELLAAAAASVGQQIVEEAQARMAGLTPTPHERLVLLGEVMSNRFEKDRELMDFLFSALPVGRFWQGVTKPDRSSPLLALTLDTLDALFGENVDHERQRELFVKASAFMQGYGLLIASGAVPYERQIFASAMTAFAQQAGALEVADAVKELYVQQPA is encoded by the coding sequence ATGACTACTTACGATGCCACCGGCATGCTGATCATCTCGGTGGCAATCCGCGAGATCCGGCGCGTCGGATACCGCAACCTGTCGTTGCGGGAACTGGCGGCGCGAGCCGGCATGACCACCGGGGCGCTGTACCGACGTTTCTCGGGCAAGGACGAGTTGTTGGCGGCCGCCGCCGCGTCGGTGGGCCAACAGATCGTCGAGGAGGCCCAGGCCAGGATGGCCGGCCTCACGCCAACGCCACATGAGCGCCTGGTGCTGCTGGGCGAGGTGATGTCGAACCGCTTCGAGAAGGACCGGGAGCTGATGGACTTCCTGTTCTCCGCACTGCCCGTGGGACGTTTCTGGCAGGGCGTCACCAAACCCGACCGCAGCTCGCCGCTGTTGGCACTCACCCTGGACACCCTCGATGCGCTGTTCGGTGAGAACGTCGACCACGAGCGCCAGCGGGAGCTGTTCGTGAAGGCCAGCGCCTTCATGCAGGGCTACGGGCTGCTGATCGCCAGCGGAGCGGTGCCCTATGAGCGCCAGATCTTCGCCAGCGCCATGACGGCCTTCGCACAGCAGGCCGGCGCCCTCGAAGTGGCCGACGCGGTGAAGGAACTCTACGTGCAGCAACCTGCCTGA
- a CDS encoding thiamine-binding protein: MLVAFTISPMGNDNPDGSVHDAVAAAVKVVRDSGLPNETNSMFTTIEGSWDECMRVVHDSCAAVEKVAPRVSLVLKADIRPGHTGELTGKVERLDAALEKLDESK; encoded by the coding sequence ATGCTCGTAGCATTCACTATCAGCCCCATGGGCAACGACAACCCCGATGGTTCCGTCCACGACGCGGTGGCCGCAGCCGTCAAGGTCGTCCGGGATTCCGGACTCCCCAATGAGACCAACTCCATGTTCACCACCATTGAAGGTAGCTGGGACGAGTGTATGCGCGTCGTGCACGATTCCTGCGCAGCCGTGGAAAAAGTTGCACCGAGGGTCTCCCTGGTGCTGAAGGCGGACATCCGCCCGGGCCACACCGGCGAGCTCACCGGCAAGGTGGAGCGCCTCGACGCCGCCCTGGAGAAGTTGGACGAATCCAAGTAG